In the genome of Flavobacterium panacagri, one region contains:
- a CDS encoding RagB/SusD family nutrient uptake outer membrane protein: MKKIIVSIIAFSLFSASCSDFIEKEQRGKQTLENYFQTVQECENYANELTQRLLLAKEWWVLTAPRVTNEMSTDDAWMGNTGQDNSAHRPCSQYIITPDNMGDMNGIYTAHYYTIQSANIGLEKMAVSPITEAQKNQYMGESLFVRAYCYYELVNLFGGVPLYTKSLGTSDLTLERSSAADVYAQIEADLKDAAAKLESAPVARNGRINKWAAYALLARVSLFQEKWAEAKTYANKVITEGPFQLEADFLNIWNVNNHNGVESILEAQSSSVQDRNLGAALPTLSGARGEDKKNFPSNDAADVLDGWGWCMPTSDLENAYLSENDVIRRRSTITKWGEAAYGDEVLNPTHKFSLNDNKSGRICRKYYIPIATRRSLDKKDAHLPLNIPLIRLAEMYLTRAEANYHTGGDALGDINIIRARVKLDPKTGISGPTLLRQIYKERRLELAFEGLRLFDIRREKDPTTGRPVIESLMGPNGTFVKYNLSSTDPYETTNLREPQDKGINFNPAKNLLWPIPQLEIDLSGGVIKQNPGY; the protein is encoded by the coding sequence ATGAAAAAAATAATAGTATCAATTATAGCTTTTTCTCTATTCTCAGCTTCTTGCAGCGACTTTATTGAAAAAGAACAAAGAGGAAAGCAGACGTTAGAAAACTATTTTCAAACGGTACAAGAATGCGAAAACTATGCAAATGAATTGACGCAGCGTTTGTTATTGGCAAAAGAATGGTGGGTATTAACTGCTCCAAGAGTAACCAACGAAATGTCTACTGATGACGCTTGGATGGGAAACACAGGACAGGACAACAGCGCGCACAGACCTTGTTCACAATATATCATTACACCAGATAATATGGGAGATATGAATGGTATTTATACGGCTCATTACTACACCATTCAATCGGCAAATATTGGTTTGGAGAAAATGGCTGTATCACCAATTACTGAAGCTCAGAAAAACCAATATATGGGAGAATCATTATTTGTACGTGCTTATTGCTACTACGAATTAGTAAATCTTTTTGGAGGAGTTCCGTTATATACAAAATCATTAGGAACATCAGATTTAACTTTGGAAAGAAGTTCTGCGGCAGATGTATATGCACAAATTGAAGCTGATCTTAAAGATGCAGCAGCAAAATTAGAAAGTGCTCCAGTTGCAAGAAATGGTAGAATTAACAAATGGGCTGCTTATGCTTTATTGGCTCGTGTATCGCTGTTTCAAGAAAAATGGGCAGAAGCGAAAACTTATGCTAACAAAGTTATTACAGAAGGACCGTTTCAATTAGAAGCAGATTTCTTAAATATTTGGAATGTAAACAACCATAACGGAGTAGAATCTATTTTAGAAGCGCAATCCTCTTCGGTTCAAGATCGAAACTTAGGAGCAGCTCTTCCAACTTTATCTGGAGCAAGAGGAGAAGACAAAAAGAATTTTCCAAGTAATGATGCAGCAGATGTTTTAGACGGATGGGGATGGTGCATGCCAACAAGTGATTTAGAAAATGCTTATTTATCTGAAAATGATGTGATCCGTCGTAGAAGCACCATTACCAAATGGGGAGAAGCTGCTTACGGAGATGAGGTTTTAAATCCAACACATAAATTCAGTTTAAACGATAATAAATCGGGGCGTATCTGCCGTAAATATTATATTCCAATTGCAACACGTCGTTCATTAGATAAAAAAGATGCTCACTTACCATTAAATATTCCATTGATTCGTTTAGCTGAAATGTATTTAACAAGAGCAGAAGCTAATTATCATACAGGCGGAGATGCTTTAGGAGATATCAACATCATCAGAGCACGTGTAAAATTAGATCCAAAGACAGGAATTTCTGGTCCAACACTTTTAAGACAAATCTATAAAGAGCGTCGTTTAGAATTGGCTTTTGAAGGGTTACGTTTATTCGATATTCGTCGTGAGAAAGATCCAACAACAGGAAGACCAGTTATTGAGTCATTGATGGGACCAAACGGAACTTTTGTGAAATACAATTTGAGTTCTACAGATCCATACGAAACTACAAACTTGAGAGAACCTCAGGATAAAGGAATCAATTTTAACCCTGCTAAAAACTTGTTGTGGCCAATCCCACAATTAGAAATCGATTTGAGCGGTGGTGTAATTAAACAAAATCCTGGATACTAA
- a CDS encoding SusC/RagA family TonB-linked outer membrane protein: protein MKFKYIGFFIALLCTAVSFGQIKIKGTVKDKANVPIPGVNILVKGTSSSAATDFDGNYVLNVPNKNAQIEFTFVGFTTKVETIGDKTELNVILEESSQALDEIVVVGYAAVKKSDVTSSISSIKGKELQTMTVGNVTESLQGKVAGVQVTGVGGPGAQPRVLIRGISTLNLSTDPLYVVDGIPMGTSINFLSNNEIESMEVLKDASASAIYGSRASNGVILITTKKGKVGKTRFNFDLSSGMQIMNNPYNMADAEGYATIMNTAYNNSGYSDYLPNPSQYRGKTTDWWNAGIRKGTPVTNASLGISGGSDKHTYAISLNYYNSDSMYGIGGWERVTMRIANDFKFSDKFSAGITLNPRYETWGSPGNWADFDKIDPITPIYKTPDQLNGTENEYSIYARSPSYVWNPVASVKRYDDYSDQYNLNTNGYLQYEPIKGLVIRSQASIEVGDIVRNKFSPDFVIDAAHEKAEINSVEKWNTTDVNWTWQNTITYNKTFAEKHNASLMVGNTMEEYNQSKLWGYGEGVPNNSDSMRELDAATKNRNSSGNRTSNSLMSYISRFSYNYDGKYYFTGTFRRDGSSKFMTENKWANFPSASVSWRILNEGFMESAKDVVSDLRLRAGWGKVGNQGLPDAVYQSNIGQGYYVIGGEVVDTSYPSSMANKDIKWETVEDMSFGLDFGFFKNKISGSLEYYRKQTHDMLFLKQFPTYSGFPDNSRMWTNIGSMQSSGIDLLLSYKNKKGDFTYGVDVTFTTVNVEMLSLSADGERLYGSNNRTLTVKGNEPGYFYGYVADGLFQNQTQLNSHTDEHGTKLQPYAQVGDIRFKDLNGDGKIDDKDRTKIGSPWADYNIGLNLNFAYKNFDLIANFYSSIGNDIVNENISDLYNGASLTNKVSGLEQMAWHGEGTSNYIPRLSKDDNNENFTKFSSFYVEDGSFVRMKNLQLGYSFYNKFGLDKLRISLSGQNLWTWTKYTGVDPEVGAGDPDKQDRVKGAGFGGWNYPVQPTILMGLNVAF, encoded by the coding sequence ATGAAATTTAAATATATAGGATTTTTTATTGCCCTTTTGTGTACTGCGGTATCCTTTGGACAAATAAAAATAAAAGGGACTGTAAAGGATAAAGCCAATGTGCCGATTCCGGGGGTGAATATATTGGTAAAAGGAACATCATCATCGGCAGCAACTGATTTTGATGGGAATTACGTGCTGAATGTTCCGAATAAAAATGCGCAGATCGAATTCACTTTTGTTGGTTTTACCACTAAAGTAGAAACGATTGGAGATAAAACAGAACTTAATGTAATTCTGGAAGAATCCAGCCAGGCATTAGATGAGATAGTTGTAGTAGGTTATGCTGCGGTTAAAAAGAGCGATGTAACCAGTTCGATTTCTTCTATAAAAGGAAAAGAGCTTCAAACTATGACTGTGGGTAACGTAACCGAATCGCTGCAAGGTAAAGTTGCAGGGGTTCAAGTAACGGGAGTTGGAGGTCCGGGAGCACAGCCTAGGGTTTTAATTCGTGGTATTTCTACCTTAAACTTAAGCACAGATCCGCTTTATGTGGTTGATGGTATCCCAATGGGAACCAGCATCAACTTCTTAAGCAACAATGAAATCGAATCTATGGAGGTTTTAAAAGATGCTTCTGCGAGTGCTATTTATGGTTCTCGTGCTTCCAATGGAGTTATTTTAATTACTACCAAAAAAGGAAAAGTGGGTAAAACAAGATTCAATTTTGACTTAAGTTCTGGTATGCAGATCATGAATAATCCTTATAATATGGCTGATGCCGAAGGTTATGCAACGATTATGAATACGGCTTATAACAATTCTGGTTATTCAGATTATCTGCCAAATCCATCTCAATACAGAGGAAAAACTACTGATTGGTGGAATGCTGGAATTAGAAAAGGAACACCGGTTACTAATGCTTCTTTAGGTATATCCGGAGGTTCTGATAAACATACTTATGCCATCAGTTTAAACTACTATAATTCTGATTCTATGTATGGAATTGGAGGCTGGGAAAGAGTCACAATGAGAATCGCAAATGATTTCAAGTTCTCTGACAAATTCTCTGCAGGAATTACTTTAAACCCACGTTATGAAACTTGGGGTTCTCCTGGAAACTGGGCAGATTTTGATAAAATTGATCCGATTACGCCAATTTATAAAACACCAGATCAGTTAAACGGAACAGAGAATGAATACAGTATTTATGCCAGATCTCCGTCGTATGTATGGAATCCAGTTGCATCTGTAAAAAGATATGACGATTATTCAGACCAGTATAACTTGAATACAAACGGATATTTACAGTACGAACCAATCAAAGGTTTAGTGATTCGTTCACAAGCTTCAATTGAAGTTGGGGATATTGTTAGAAATAAATTCAGCCCAGATTTTGTAATTGATGCTGCACACGAAAAAGCAGAAATCAACAGTGTTGAAAAATGGAATACTACTGATGTTAACTGGACATGGCAAAACACAATTACCTATAATAAAACATTCGCAGAAAAACACAATGCGTCTTTAATGGTAGGTAATACAATGGAAGAATACAATCAAAGTAAACTTTGGGGATATGGAGAGGGAGTTCCAAACAACTCTGATTCTATGAGAGAATTGGATGCCGCTACTAAAAACCGTAACAGTAGTGGTAACAGAACCTCAAATTCTTTGATGTCTTATATTTCTCGTTTTTCTTATAACTATGACGGTAAATATTATTTCACAGGAACATTCAGAAGAGACGGTTCTTCAAAATTCATGACTGAAAATAAATGGGCCAATTTCCCTTCGGCATCAGTTTCTTGGAGAATTTTAAACGAAGGTTTTATGGAATCGGCTAAAGATGTTGTAAGTGATTTGAGACTTAGAGCAGGATGGGGTAAAGTAGGGAATCAAGGGTTGCCAGATGCAGTTTATCAATCTAATATTGGACAAGGTTATTATGTAATTGGCGGTGAAGTTGTAGATACTTCGTATCCTTCTTCAATGGCAAACAAAGACATCAAATGGGAAACGGTTGAAGACATGAGTTTTGGTCTTGATTTCGGATTCTTTAAAAACAAAATATCTGGTTCTTTGGAGTATTACAGAAAACAGACACACGATATGTTGTTCTTAAAACAATTTCCAACTTACAGCGGATTTCCAGATAACTCTAGAATGTGGACAAACATTGGATCTATGCAGTCAAGTGGTATCGATTTGTTACTTTCTTATAAAAACAAAAAAGGTGATTTCACATACGGTGTAGATGTAACTTTTACAACGGTAAATGTTGAAATGCTGTCTCTTTCTGCTGATGGAGAAAGACTATACGGTTCAAACAATAGAACATTAACGGTAAAAGGCAACGAACCAGGATATTTCTACGGATATGTTGCAGATGGTTTATTCCAAAACCAAACCCAATTAAATTCGCATACAGATGAGCACGGAACCAAATTACAGCCTTATGCGCAAGTGGGAGACATTCGTTTTAAAGATCTTAATGGAGACGGAAAAATTGATGATAAGGATAGAACAAAAATTGGTTCTCCGTGGGCAGATTACAATATTGGTTTGAACTTAAATTTTGCTTACAAAAACTTTGATTTAATAGCGAATTTTTATTCAAGTATTGGGAATGATATAGTAAATGAAAATATTTCAGATTTGTATAATGGAGCAAGTTTAACGAATAAAGTAAGCGGATTAGAACAAATGGCTTGGCATGGAGAAGGAACTTCTAACTACATTCCGAGATTATCAAAAGATGATAACAACGAAAACTTTACAAAATTCTCTTCTTTTTATGTCGAAGACGGTTCTTTTGTACGTATGAAGAACTTACAGCTGGGGTATTCTTTCTACAACAAATTTGGTTTAGACAAATTAAGAATTTCGTTATCAGGACAGAATTTATGGACTTGGACAAAGTACACGGGAGTTGATCCTGAAGTAGGTGCTGGAGATCCTGATAAACAGGACAGAGTAAAAGGAGCAGGTTTTGGAGGATGGAATTATCCAGTACAGCCAACAATCTTGATGGGACTTAATGTTGCATTTTAA
- a CDS encoding sugar-binding domain-containing protein — protein sequence MLSKKTLIPVLLFSCLSASSQISFGDSKKINDNWKFNLQDVSDAKNANFDDAKWQNVNVPHDWSVKGQLSPTLASCQGYLPGGIAWYRKSINIPQSKSGEKVYLYFEGVYNRSEVFINGKSLGKRPNGYISFAYDATQFVKYGGENTISVRVDHSQSADSRWYTGSGIYRNVWVVYANPVHIAQWGVYAYPEVKKGAGTLNVEVDVENGSASKSTLTVVNELFSKDGKSVGKTTSKVEVAPNQNGKILAKINVKNPQLWDLDNPNLYQLKTTVLQDGKEIDKTVTQTGFRNFTFDPNNGFALNGKWMKMKGVCLHHDAGVLGSAVPREVWKTRLQTLKEIGVNAIRTSHNPQAPDFYELCDELGLLVLNEAYDEWEFPKRKWLEGWNYGTPGFEGSFDIFAEYAEKDLEDFVRRDRNHLSVFAWSIGNEVDYPNDPYSHPVLDKGKDGFGQAAYGGYKPDAPDAMRLGAIAKRLVAAVKKYDKSRPTTAGLAGVAMSNETEYPGALDITGYNYTESKYQTDHAKYPKRVIYGSENVHDMEPWLAVKNNKFIFGQFLWTGIDYLGESGRWPSRGFYSGLVDFAGVIKPRGYFRQSLWSDKPMAYLGTYPLVNEKDISKDAWAIWNYENGQKIRVVCYTNAAKARLELNGKVIGEAKLYDEKTGIIYWDIPFASGKLEVVGLDKSDKEVSRYAINSTQQPVELTIAEKNITISKEKGVAKIMVQVKDQNGLPVMLSDNEVTCTISGPGTLLGLEAGNNSDMTDYTDNVQRVFHGHIAAYIQSKGDSTEPIKVKFTSQWLKPVEVTINVK from the coding sequence GTGTTAAGTAAGAAAACTTTAATCCCTGTTTTACTCTTTTCATGTCTGTCTGCGAGCAGTCAGATTTCGTTTGGAGATTCAAAGAAAATTAATGACAATTGGAAATTCAATCTTCAGGATGTTTCCGATGCAAAAAATGCCAATTTCGATGATGCTAAATGGCAGAACGTAAATGTACCGCACGATTGGAGCGTAAAAGGACAACTGAGTCCAACGTTGGCAAGCTGTCAAGGATACTTGCCGGGCGGTATAGCTTGGTACAGAAAATCAATTAATATTCCGCAGAGCAAATCGGGCGAAAAGGTGTATTTGTACTTTGAGGGAGTTTACAACAGAAGTGAAGTTTTCATCAACGGAAAATCATTAGGGAAACGTCCAAATGGTTATATTTCTTTTGCTTATGATGCGACTCAATTCGTAAAATACGGTGGAGAAAATACAATTTCAGTTCGTGTTGACCACAGCCAGAGCGCCGATTCAAGATGGTATACGGGTTCAGGAATTTATAGAAATGTGTGGGTAGTGTATGCTAATCCGGTTCATATTGCACAATGGGGTGTTTATGCTTATCCAGAAGTTAAAAAAGGAGCCGGAACATTGAATGTTGAGGTAGATGTAGAAAATGGTTCTGCTTCGAAATCAACTTTAACCGTTGTAAATGAATTGTTTTCAAAAGATGGAAAATCAGTTGGAAAAACAACTTCTAAAGTCGAAGTTGCACCCAATCAAAACGGAAAAATTTTGGCTAAAATCAATGTTAAGAATCCACAGTTATGGGATTTAGACAATCCGAATTTGTATCAGTTAAAAACAACCGTTTTACAAGACGGAAAAGAAATCGATAAAACAGTAACACAAACAGGTTTTAGAAATTTTACTTTCGATCCAAATAATGGTTTTGCTCTTAACGGAAAATGGATGAAAATGAAGGGAGTTTGTTTACATCACGATGCTGGAGTTTTAGGTTCAGCAGTTCCAAGAGAAGTTTGGAAAACAAGATTGCAAACCTTGAAGGAAATTGGTGTAAATGCCATCAGAACAAGTCATAATCCGCAGGCACCAGATTTTTATGAACTTTGCGACGAATTAGGACTATTAGTTTTAAACGAAGCGTATGACGAATGGGAATTCCCAAAACGTAAATGGTTAGAAGGCTGGAATTACGGAACTCCGGGTTTTGAAGGCTCATTTGATATTTTCGCAGAGTATGCTGAAAAAGACCTTGAGGATTTTGTGCGTCGTGATAGAAATCATCTTTCTGTATTTGCGTGGAGTATTGGTAACGAAGTAGATTATCCAAACGATCCGTATTCGCATCCTGTTTTAGATAAAGGAAAAGACGGTTTCGGACAAGCAGCTTATGGCGGTTATAAACCAGATGCACCAGATGCCATGCGACTTGGAGCTATCGCAAAACGTTTGGTGGCAGCAGTTAAAAAATACGATAAATCGCGTCCAACAACAGCTGGTTTAGCAGGAGTTGCCATGTCTAATGAAACAGAATATCCAGGCGCTTTAGATATTACAGGATACAATTATACAGAAAGCAAATACCAGACAGATCACGCTAAATATCCGAAAAGGGTAATTTACGGAAGTGAGAATGTTCACGATATGGAGCCTTGGCTGGCAGTAAAAAACAATAAGTTCATTTTTGGACAATTCCTTTGGACAGGTATCGATTATTTAGGAGAATCAGGAAGATGGCCTTCAAGAGGATTTTACTCAGGTTTAGTTGATTTTGCTGGAGTAATCAAACCAAGAGGATATTTCCGCCAGTCTTTATGGTCAGATAAACCAATGGCGTATTTAGGAACGTATCCTTTAGTAAATGAAAAAGATATTTCTAAAGATGCATGGGCAATTTGGAATTACGAAAACGGACAAAAAATCCGTGTGGTTTGTTATACCAACGCTGCAAAAGCACGTTTAGAATTGAACGGTAAAGTAATTGGAGAAGCTAAATTATACGACGAAAAAACAGGAATTATATATTGGGATATTCCATTTGCTTCAGGGAAATTAGAGGTTGTTGGTTTAGATAAAAGCGATAAAGAAGTGAGTCGTTATGCGATTAATTCAACACAACAGCCGGTTGAATTGACAATTGCAGAGAAAAACATCACAATCAGCAAAGAGAAAGGTGTAGCAAAAATCATGGTTCAGGTTAAAGACCAAAACGGACTTCCGGTAATGCTTTCAGATAATGAAGTTACGTGTACAATAAGTGGCCCAGGAACATTATTAGGATTAGAAGCAGGAAACAACAGCGATATGACTGATTATACGGATAATGTGCAGAGAGTTTTCCACGGACATATTGCAGCTTATATTCAGTCAAAAGGAGATTCGACAGAACCTATCAAAGTTAAATTCACAAGCCAATGGCTAAAACCAGTTGAGGTTACGATTAATGTAAAATAA
- a CDS encoding glycoside hydrolase has protein sequence MRKIYLSLLLVISSLSFAQRTVTISTDKVVQTMDGFGGSDAWRTQFVGKNWPEQKKNAIADLLFSKEIDANGNPKGIGLSIWRFNLGAGSTEQGENSKVSDEWRRSECFLNADGTYDFSKQEGQRWFLQAAKKRGVEKFLIFTNSPPVYMTNNGLSFASQKNKLNLKDGAIPKFADFLVQSIQGLEKKEGIKFDYVSPINEPQWEWMPKQGDTNSQEGTPATNQEIYDLTKSLSEKLLAKKMNTEIVIAEAAQIDYLYENVNAENRDNQIDFFFGKTKTNVTKFPNVKNVILGHSYFTTWPIERQVLSRKLIAAEIKQKPGLKYWQSEYCILENPGEAEIPGGSGGGRDLGMQTALFVARLIHNDIAVANAASWQWWTSITRVDYKDGLIYLDDGKSNGGTEPNYVKNDGEFHDSKLLWALGNYSLFVRPGMQRIDIPNQKELDSANDVMLTAYKDIQNKKLIVVAVNCGKEAQKYKFDLSKGTLKNNEFTPYITSDNLNLKRTSSQKINNLEIPAKSVVTFVGEFE, from the coding sequence ATGAGAAAAATATATCTCTCGCTTTTATTGGTAATTAGTTCGCTGTCATTTGCACAGCGAACTGTTACTATTAGTACAGATAAGGTAGTACAAACCATGGACGGTTTTGGAGGTTCTGATGCCTGGCGAACTCAGTTTGTGGGGAAAAATTGGCCAGAACAGAAAAAAAATGCCATTGCAGATTTGCTGTTCAGTAAAGAAATCGATGCAAACGGAAATCCAAAAGGAATTGGACTTTCGATCTGGCGATTTAATCTGGGAGCCGGAAGTACGGAACAAGGAGAAAACAGCAAAGTTTCTGATGAATGGAGAAGAAGTGAATGTTTTCTAAATGCTGATGGGACTTATGATTTCTCCAAGCAAGAAGGACAAAGATGGTTTCTGCAGGCGGCTAAAAAAAGAGGAGTAGAAAAATTTCTTATTTTTACCAATAGTCCTCCGGTTTACATGACAAACAACGGATTATCTTTCGCCTCTCAAAAGAATAAACTGAATCTAAAAGATGGTGCAATTCCAAAATTTGCCGATTTCTTAGTTCAAAGTATTCAGGGATTGGAGAAAAAAGAAGGGATCAAATTCGATTATGTGAGCCCAATAAACGAACCGCAGTGGGAATGGATGCCAAAACAAGGCGATACCAACAGTCAGGAAGGAACGCCGGCAACGAATCAGGAAATTTATGATTTAACCAAATCACTTTCGGAAAAGCTGTTAGCTAAAAAAATGAATACTGAAATTGTGATTGCAGAAGCAGCACAAATTGATTATTTATATGAAAATGTAAATGCAGAAAATCGTGACAATCAAATTGATTTTTTCTTCGGAAAGACTAAAACGAATGTCACTAAATTTCCAAATGTTAAAAATGTAATCCTTGGACACAGTTATTTTACAACTTGGCCAATTGAAAGACAAGTTTTAAGTCGTAAATTAATCGCCGCAGAAATAAAACAAAAACCGGGATTAAAATACTGGCAGTCTGAATACTGTATTTTAGAAAATCCAGGAGAAGCTGAAATTCCGGGAGGTTCTGGAGGTGGAAGAGATTTAGGAATGCAGACCGCTTTGTTTGTAGCGAGATTAATTCATAATGATATTGCAGTAGCCAATGCCGCTTCATGGCAATGGTGGACTTCGATCACAAGAGTAGATTACAAAGACGGTTTGATCTATCTGGATGACGGAAAAAGCAACGGAGGAACTGAGCCCAATTATGTGAAAAATGATGGCGAATTTCACGATTCAAAACTGCTTTGGGCTTTAGGTAATTATTCGCTTTTTGTTCGTCCGGGAATGCAGAGAATTGATATTCCGAACCAAAAAGAACTGGACTCAGCAAATGATGTAATGCTGACCGCTTACAAAGACATTCAAAATAAAAAACTGATCGTAGTGGCAGTAAATTGCGGAAAAGAAGCTCAGAAATACAAGTTCGATTTATCAAAAGGAACTTTAAAAAACAATGAGTTCACGCCTTATATAACTTCTGATAATTTAAATTTAAAAAGAACCAGTTCGCAGAAAATTAATAATTTAGAGATTCCTGCAAAGTCAGTAGTGACGTTTGTGGGAGAATTTGAGTAG
- a CDS encoding glycoside hydrolase, whose translation MKINNQNRVSLLCAGLLFASSLFVSCDSEKSENSGSENAVTELKVSLDMNLQTMESFGASDAWQCNFIGKNWPTEKRNKIADLLFSQGLDADGNPKGIGLSLWRFNIGAGSAEQGDASDITDEWRRSECFTTNGVTYDMTKQAGQVWFMKAARERGVDKLLAFANSAPVYLTQNGKAHATIKEFYNLKDGKMPDLADFWVTSLDKLKTEHGLTIDYVSPFNEPQYEWDGSGQEGSPATNTNIYSFVNILSPKLQAKNLEAKIVVGESGAYEPLYKTVSGKESRSNQIDYFFAANSSKKITGLSNVKKTISGHSYWQAWPLSTLISSRQEAASRIQSVGGVSLWSSEYCVLESPGTAELPGGAGAGRDLGMSLALWTARIVSTDIAVGGVTSWQWWTAISRGDYKDGLIHVDDGASNGAGNADYCKNDGYIRDSKTLWALGNFSFFVKPGMVRVQIPSVDNTTELNNVMVTAYKDATNKKLVVVAVNMSKSAKAYKLNLSGGTVTDNKLTPYTTSETLSLKKGTTVDVSGFEIPARSVVTYVGMYK comes from the coding sequence ATGAAGATTAATAATCAAAATAGAGTAAGTCTGCTGTGTGCAGGCTTACTTTTCGCAAGTTCTCTTTTTGTAAGCTGTGATTCTGAGAAATCTGAAAATTCAGGTTCAGAAAATGCGGTAACAGAATTGAAAGTAAGTTTGGATATGAATCTTCAGACTATGGAAAGTTTTGGAGCTTCGGATGCTTGGCAGTGTAACTTTATTGGAAAAAACTGGCCAACTGAGAAAAGAAATAAAATAGCTGATTTATTGTTCAGCCAAGGTTTAGATGCTGACGGAAATCCAAAAGGTATTGGATTGTCATTATGGCGTTTTAATATTGGAGCAGGAAGTGCAGAGCAGGGAGATGCCAGTGATATTACAGATGAATGGAGAAGATCGGAATGTTTTACGACTAACGGTGTTACCTATGATATGACAAAACAAGCTGGACAGGTTTGGTTTATGAAAGCAGCAAGAGAACGTGGTGTAGATAAATTATTAGCATTTGCTAACAGTGCTCCAGTGTATTTGACTCAAAACGGAAAAGCACATGCTACTATCAAAGAGTTTTATAATTTAAAAGACGGTAAAATGCCCGATTTAGCTGATTTCTGGGTTACATCTTTAGATAAATTAAAAACAGAACACGGTTTAACAATCGATTATGTGAGTCCGTTTAATGAACCGCAATACGAATGGGATGGTTCTGGACAAGAAGGTTCGCCGGCAACGAATACTAATATTTACAGTTTTGTAAATATTTTATCTCCAAAATTGCAGGCCAAAAATTTAGAAGCTAAAATTGTTGTGGGAGAATCAGGAGCTTATGAGCCTTTGTACAAAACCGTTTCAGGAAAGGAAAGCAGATCAAATCAGATTGATTATTTCTTTGCTGCGAATTCTTCTAAAAAAATCACAGGTTTAAGCAATGTAAAAAAGACTATTTCGGGACACAGTTATTGGCAGGCTTGGCCATTAAGCACTCTTATTTCGTCAAGACAGGAAGCTGCATCAAGAATTCAGTCGGTTGGAGGAGTTAGTCTTTGGTCATCAGAATATTGTGTTTTAGAAAGTCCAGGAACTGCTGAACTTCCAGGTGGAGCAGGAGCAGGAAGAGATTTAGGAATGTCATTAGCACTTTGGACTGCTCGTATTGTCAGCACTGATATTGCGGTTGGAGGTGTAACTTCTTGGCAATGGTGGACAGCAATCAGCCGTGGAGATTACAAAGATGGTTTGATTCACGTAGATGATGGCGCAAGCAACGGAGCTGGAAATGCAGATTATTGTAAAAACGATGGTTACATCAGAGATTCTAAAACACTTTGGGCATTAGGAAACTTTTCATTCTTCGTAAAACCAGGAATGGTTAGAGTTCAAATTCCAAGTGTTGATAATACAACGGAACTAAATAATGTCATGGTTACCGCTTATAAAGATGCGACAAACAAAAAACTAGTTGTGGTTGCGGTTAATATGAGCAAATCGGCGAAAGCCTATAAATTGAATCTTTCGGGAGGAACAGTAACCGACAATAAATTAACGCCTTACACCACTTCTGAAACATTGAGTTTGAAAAAAGGAACAACGGTAGATGTTTCTGGTTTTGAAATCCCTGCCAGATCTGTAGTAACCTACGTAGGAATGTATAAATAA